Proteins encoded by one window of Microplitis mediator isolate UGA2020A chromosome 1, iyMicMedi2.1, whole genome shotgun sequence:
- the LOC130673076 gene encoding uncharacterized protein LOC130673076 — protein sequence MYIYRHCFAYQFHDAVQQVTADSQAIADWARSHGLMINLSKTTAMILGSSSKLKQLQSLDVPPIQIDNSQIPYVNSTKCLGFIIDQNLSWNSHILQTTRKVNFALHSLKVRKNIYTTEIRKLLVTATILPLIDYCSIVLIDSTSENNLKLQRAVNSSIKFIFNLKKYDHISPYRQELG from the coding sequence ATGTACATCTACCGACATTGCTTCGCTTACCAGTTCCATGATGCGGTTCAACAAGTCACTGCTGATTCACAAGCAATTGCCGATTGGGCACGGTCTCATGGATTGATGATTAATTTGTCTAAAACTACGGCGATGATTTTGGGATCTAGTAGTAAATTGAAACAATTACAATCCCTGGATGTTCCTCCTATTCAAATTGACAACTCACAAATTCCTTACGTGAATTCTACAAAGTGCTTAGGGTTCataattgatcaaaatttatcCTGGAATAGTCACATCTTACAGACTACCAGGAAAGTTAATTTTGCTCTTCATAGTCTTAAGgtccgaaaaaatatttatactacTGAGATAAGAAAACTCCTGGTAACAGCTACTATCCTACCTCTAATTGATTACTGCTCTATTGTTCTTATTGATTCGACTTCAGAGAATAATCTGAAGCTACAGCGAGCTGTCAActcttcaattaaatttatcttcaaTCTCAAAAAATATGACCATATTAGTCCTTACCGTCAAGAACTGGGATGA
- the LOC130673083 gene encoding uncharacterized protein LOC130673083, with protein MFLTEFFDIYSKLAPNFKNIVIAGDLNCNLLENSYVANHLKDFITESSLHCIPYGATFHKNGCDSWLDVILVDSEDKLVFFAKSDSPFADGHDYLLCQYKVDQLQPISKKITFRNLKNCDQQALSDSLFNSLKIDNSVLEKSDPNELLSIFKSNELALLDQHAPNHTKNISRRSNPWFTKELKNKCKERDELYKRAKRNHDQTLLTQYKIKRKYVKAEIAQVREFYLKTALYNLPFGFSVWGKLKHLGLTKTNPSSPLNFFDALELNEYYASIVRKHPAVNSEFLDSLPISFQRQVDCSFHWEKIDIVDVTKALQLTLMKSKGNSPDGLDLRWLKDHLPQISLFLTALFNRSLDTCIFPEIWKIIYIIPLNKITLPRSPSDTRPIANLSH; from the coding sequence ATGTTTCTCactgaattttttgatatttactCTAAGCTTGCTCCTAACTTCAAGAATATTGTCATAGCAGGGGATTTAAACTGCAATCTTCTGGAAAATTCTTACGTTGCAAATCACTTGAAAGATTTTATTACTGAATCTTCCCTACATTGCATACCTTATGGTGCTACTTTCCATAAGAACGGCTGTGACTCGTGGCTAGATGTAATCTTGGTTGATAGTGAAGATAAGTTGGTCTTTTTTGCAAAGTCTGATTCCCCGTTCGCTGATGGTCATGATTATTTACTGTGTCAATATAAGGTGGATCAACTGCAACCGATAAGCAAGAAAATTACGTtccggaatttaaaaaactgtgaTCAGCAAGCGCTATCAGACTCTTTGTTTAACTCTCTAAAAATTGACAATTCCGTACTAGAAAAATCTGATCCAAATGAACTCTTATCAATCTTTAAATCAAATGAGCTTGCTCTCTTGGACCAGCATGCACCAAAtcacacaaaaaatatttctcgGCGCAGTAATCCTTGGTTCACCAaagaacttaaaaataaatgcaaaGAGCGTGATGAGCTTTATAAACGAGCTAAAAGGAACCATGATCAAACCTTACTTACGCAGTATAAAATCAAACGAAAATATGTAAAAGCTGAAATAGCACAGGTACGAGAGTTCTATTTGAAGACAGCTTTATATAATTTGCCTTTTGGCTTTTCTGTCTGGGGTAAGCTTAAACATCTTGGTCTCACTAAAACAAATCCTTCTTCACCCCTAAACTTTTTTGATGCACTAGAACTAAATGAGTACTATGCAAGTATAGTTAGGAAGCATCCAGCTGTAAACAGTGAGTTTTTAGACAGTTTGCCGATCTCTTTCCAACGCCAGGTTGATTGTTCATTTCATTGGGAAAAGATTGATATCGTCGATGTCACAAAGGCTCTTCAATTAACTCTCATGAAGTCTAAGGGTAATAGTCCAGATGGATTAGATTTGCGGTGGCTAAAAGATCACCTTCCCCAAATATCCCTATTTCTTACAGCTCTATTCAACAGATCGCTTGACACCTGTATCTTTCCTGAGATTTGGAAAATCATTTACATCATACCACTGAACAAGATAACTTTGCCCAGATCTCCTTCAGATACAAGACCAATAGCAAATCTGTCTCATTGA